GGCCTTTTTCATGGCTTCCATGAGCTCGACCGACTCACCGCGTCCGCCGGGGCGCAGCGCGGCGGCCTGGTCGACGGCGCGCAGCGTCATCTCCTTGCAGCCGCCGCCGCCGGGCAGCAGACCCACGCCGACCTCGACCAGCCCCATGTAAAGCTCGGCGTGCGGCTGGCGCACCGCGCCGTGGAGCGAGACCTCGCAGCCGCCGCCCAGCGCCATACCGAACGGCGCCACGACGACCGGCCTGGACGAGAACTTGATGGCCTGCGTCATGTTCTGGAACTGGCGGATCATCAGGTCGATCTCGGCCCACTCCTCCTCCTGCACCGCCATGAGAAGCAGCATGATGTTCGCGCCCACGGAAAAATGCTGCGCGTCGTTGGTGATGACGAAGGCGTCGAAGTCCGCGCCGGCTTCAGAGCCGGGCTTGAGCGTTTGCAGGATGAGCTGGACGATGTCGCCGCCCAGCGAGTTCATCTTGGAATGGAACTCGATGCAGCCGACGCCGTCGCCCAGGTCCACGAGCGAGGCGCCCGCGTTCTTCTTCACGACCTTGGTTCCGCCGCGCTTCGCCACCGTCACCGACCACTGGCCCTCGGGCACGTCCACCGGCTTGTAGCCCTGCTTGCCGAGGTCGAAGTAGCTGCGCCCGCTCGGCAGATCCGGGTGCGCCTCGTACCAGGCCTTCGAGCCGCTCGCGAGCAGCTTCTCGGCGTTGGCCGCGACCGGCTTGCCTTCCTTCTTCATGCGCGCGACGGTCGGCTCGACGCCGACCGCGTCCCACAGCTCGAACGGGCCCATCTCCCAGTTGAAGCCCAGGCGCATCGCGCGGTCGATCTCGACGACCGAGTCGGCGATCTCGGGAATACGATTCGCGGCGTAGGTCCACAGCTCCGACAGCGTGGTCCAGTAGAAGTTCGCGACCTTGTCTTTCGCCGGGTCGCCGGCGAGCAGCATCTTCAGGCGCTCGGGGATGGTCTCGACGTTCTTCGCCATCTCGAGTTGCGGGAATTTCGCCTTCTTGCGCGGGCCATACTCGCCCGTCTTCCAGTCGATGGCGAGGCGGTCCTGGCCTTCGGGCGCGCCTTTCACCTTCTTGTAGAAGCCGCCGCCGGTCTTGTCGCCGAGCAGCTTGCGCTCCAGCATCTGCTGGTAGAAGGCGGGGACGGCGAGGTCGCTGCGTTCGTCGAGCATGCCGGCCTTGCCGCTCGGACCTTCTGCTGAAGCGCGCGCCGCGGTCATGTTCGCCACCACGTGGCCGAGGATATCGAGGCCGACCATGTCGATGGTGCGGAAGGTCGCCGACTTGGGCCAGCCGACGGCCGCGCCGGTGAGCGCGTCGACGTCTTCGATGCTGAGGTCGAGCTGCTGCATCACGCGCATCACGTTCAGGACGCTGAACGTCCCGATGCGGTTGGCGATGAAGTTCGGCGTGTCCTTCGCGCGTACGATGCCCTTGCCCAGGCGCAGGTCGCAGAAGCGCCCGACCGCCGCGACCGAATCCT
This DNA window, taken from Terriglobales bacterium, encodes the following:
- a CDS encoding 3-hydroxyacyl-CoA dehydrogenase NAD-binding domain-containing protein; the protein is MQKRIDKVAVLGAGTMGARIAAHLANAGVPCFLLDIVPPGVAADAPKAERNKIVAAGLEAARRSKPAAFFSADVARLVTIGNFDDDLGLVAQADWIIEAVAENLDIKRALLKKVDAVRKPGTIITTNTSGLPVSKIAEGFPEDFRRSWFGTHFFNPPRYMRLLEIITTPDSDKDSVAAVGRFCDLRLGKGIVRAKDTPNFIANRIGTFSVLNVMRVMQQLDLSIEDVDALTGAAVGWPKSATFRTIDMVGLDILGHVVANMTAARASAEGPSGKAGMLDERSDLAVPAFYQQMLERKLLGDKTGGGFYKKVKGAPEGQDRLAIDWKTGEYGPRKKAKFPQLEMAKNVETIPERLKMLLAGDPAKDKVANFYWTTLSELWTYAANRIPEIADSVVEIDRAMRLGFNWEMGPFELWDAVGVEPTVARMKKEGKPVAANAEKLLASGSKAWYEAHPDLPSGRSYFDLGKQGYKPVDVPEGQWSVTVAKRGGTKVVKKNAGASLVDLGDGVGCIEFHSKMNSLGGDIVQLILQTLKPGSEAGADFDAFVITNDAQHFSVGANIMLLLMAVQEEEWAEIDLMIRQFQNMTQAIKFSSRPVVVAPFGMALGGGCEVSLHGAVRQPHAELYMGLVEVGVGLLPGGGGCKEMTLRAVDQAAALRPGGRGESVELMEAMKKAFETVAMAKVSTSVEEAHSLGFLSDIDVTTMNRDRVLVDAKNCAVELARAGYRPPVPRTDIPAPGESILATLKLGVHLMRQGEYISDHDVKVGNKVAEVLCGGAVTPGTPVSEQYLLDLEREAFKSLCGEKKTQERIQFTLKTGKPLRN